The following are from one region of the Achromobacter xylosoxidans genome:
- a CDS encoding Bug family tripartite tricarboxylate transporter substrate binding protein encodes MLHKHLPKWIGAMAAAFACAALPPQAAAAYPDKPVRLIVPFAPGGSTDILGRLLAEALHPILGQPVIVENKPGAGGNIGGDFVARAAPDGYTLLLAAAGPTVINPSLYANMPFNPAKDLAPITCLEREHNLMVVTKSMPVKTLQEFLQYARNNPGKLSFGSPGNGSPAQLAGELLKQQTGIQAEHVPYKGTGPAVTDLVAGHIDFMIDNMPALLPQVKAGGLRALAVPSDQRATAAPDIPTFDEAGQKGFVVMAWKGLMAPAGTDPAVIERLHAAVVKALQDPQLRTRFQELGAEPLASTPAEFAKQIADETAWWGKLVQSTGTRIQ; translated from the coding sequence ATGCTGCACAAGCACCTGCCGAAGTGGATCGGCGCCATGGCCGCCGCCTTCGCCTGCGCGGCGCTGCCGCCGCAAGCCGCGGCCGCCTATCCCGACAAGCCCGTGAGGCTGATCGTGCCGTTCGCCCCCGGCGGCTCGACCGACATCCTGGGCCGCCTGCTGGCCGAAGCGCTGCATCCCATCCTGGGCCAACCCGTCATCGTCGAGAACAAACCCGGCGCCGGCGGCAACATCGGCGGCGACTTCGTGGCCCGCGCCGCGCCCGACGGCTACACGCTGCTGTTGGCGGCGGCCGGACCCACCGTCATCAATCCCAGCCTGTACGCCAACATGCCGTTCAATCCGGCCAAGGACCTGGCGCCCATCACCTGCCTGGAGCGCGAACACAATCTGATGGTGGTGACCAAATCCATGCCGGTGAAGACGCTGCAGGAATTCCTGCAGTACGCGCGCAACAACCCCGGCAAGCTGTCCTTTGGCTCTCCCGGCAACGGTTCGCCCGCGCAGCTGGCTGGCGAACTGCTCAAGCAGCAGACCGGCATCCAGGCCGAGCACGTGCCCTACAAAGGCACCGGCCCCGCCGTCACCGACCTGGTGGCCGGCCACATCGATTTCATGATCGACAACATGCCGGCGCTGCTGCCACAGGTAAAAGCCGGCGGCCTGCGCGCGCTGGCGGTGCCCAGCGACCAGCGCGCCACCGCGGCGCCCGACATCCCCACCTTCGATGAAGCTGGGCAGAAGGGCTTTGTGGTGATGGCCTGGAAGGGGTTGATGGCGCCTGCCGGCACCGATCCGGCGGTGATCGAACGGCTGCACGCAGCGGTGGTCAAGGCGCTGCAGGACCCGCAGCTGCGCACCCGCTTCCAGGAGCTGGGCGCGGAACCGCTGGCCAGCACGCCGGCCGAGTTCGCCAAGCAGATCGCGGACGAAACCGCCTGGTGGGGCAAGCTGGTGCAGTCCACCGGCACCCGCATCCAGTAG
- a CDS encoding acryloyl-CoA reductase, translating to MENLEFQAYRLHAGAAGQPPQGRHETLSADQLSAGDTLIKVAYAGLNYKDALAQAGRGGIIREYPRIGGIDLSGTVVHSADPALAPGQEVVVHGFGIGVDCDGGYAEYARVRHDWVLPLPAGIGLRDAAVLGAAGYTAALSLHWMEHCGLTPEQGEVLVTGATGGVAGVAIDILSQRGYRVCAMSGKPAAADYLRSLGAQEVIAPPDLSAGIKPLMSARWAGVVDSVGGPLLAHALASLKPDGVAAAFGNAGGAELPTTVIPFILRGVKLLGINANSPMPLRRQVWNKLAAEYRPAHLDLIARVIEPRELPLALAAMLERGSTGRSVVRYS from the coding sequence ATGGAAAACCTCGAATTCCAGGCCTACCGCCTACATGCGGGTGCAGCGGGCCAGCCCCCGCAAGGCCGCCACGAAACCTTGTCCGCGGACCAGCTGTCCGCGGGCGACACGCTCATCAAGGTGGCCTATGCGGGCCTGAACTACAAGGACGCGCTGGCCCAGGCCGGACGCGGCGGCATCATCCGCGAGTATCCGCGCATCGGCGGCATCGATCTCTCGGGCACCGTGGTGCATTCCGCCGACCCGGCGCTCGCGCCCGGCCAGGAGGTCGTGGTGCACGGCTTCGGCATCGGCGTGGACTGCGACGGCGGCTACGCCGAGTATGCGCGGGTGCGCCATGACTGGGTGCTGCCGCTGCCCGCAGGTATCGGGTTGCGCGACGCCGCCGTGCTGGGCGCGGCGGGCTACACGGCCGCGCTTTCGCTCCACTGGATGGAGCATTGCGGACTAACGCCGGAACAAGGCGAGGTGCTGGTCACCGGCGCCACCGGCGGCGTTGCCGGCGTCGCCATCGACATCCTGAGCCAGCGCGGTTATCGCGTCTGCGCCATGTCCGGCAAGCCGGCTGCGGCGGACTATCTGCGCTCGTTGGGCGCGCAGGAGGTGATCGCTCCGCCCGACCTGTCGGCCGGCATCAAGCCGCTCATGAGCGCGCGCTGGGCGGGCGTGGTCGACTCCGTGGGCGGCCCGCTACTGGCCCACGCGTTGGCCAGCCTGAAGCCGGACGGCGTGGCCGCCGCCTTCGGCAACGCCGGCGGCGCGGAACTGCCCACCACCGTCATCCCTTTCATCCTGCGCGGCGTCAAGCTGCTGGGCATCAACGCCAACAGCCCCATGCCGCTGCGGCGCCAGGTATGGAACAAGCTCGCCGCCGAATATCGCCCCGCGCATCTGGACCTGATCGCGCGCGTCATCGAACCCCGCGAGCTGCCGCTAGCCCTGGCCGCCATGCTCGAACGCGGCAGCACGGGCCGCAGCGTCGTGCGCTACTCCTGA
- a CDS encoding acyl-CoA dehydrogenase family protein translates to MQSKQECNGGDALQEVCARVRRFVDEVAIPAESPAIARDVAALDRCVAQLRIQAREAGLYAPQLPREWGGLGLGWRALAQVLEEAGRGFLGPAALNCAAPDQPNMLTLLRLGNAAQQERFLAPLVHGEQRACFAMTEPAPGAGSDPSMLRTRAERRGARWVLNGHKQFISGGVGADFALVLARTDTGATLFLVPADTPGYQVVRDIGMVTGYQIGGHAEILLQDCEVADEAVLGEPGRGLEYAQLRLEPARLSHCMRYIGRARRALETAQAYVMQRESFGSRLADLQQIQAMVADSHIDLHASRLMTLDCATRMDEGLSVKQHSAMAKVFVSEAVNRVADRAVQMMGASGLSDDTPVSMVWQEMRPFRIYDGANELHRATLARRLLA, encoded by the coding sequence ATGCAGTCCAAGCAAGAATGCAACGGCGGCGACGCCCTGCAAGAGGTATGCGCGCGCGTGCGCCGCTTCGTCGACGAGGTGGCGATACCCGCCGAGTCCCCCGCCATTGCCCGCGACGTGGCCGCGCTGGATCGCTGCGTCGCCCAACTGCGCATACAGGCTCGCGAGGCCGGCCTGTATGCGCCGCAGTTGCCGCGGGAATGGGGCGGGCTGGGACTGGGCTGGCGCGCCCTGGCCCAGGTGCTGGAAGAAGCGGGGCGCGGCTTCCTTGGACCCGCGGCGCTGAACTGCGCCGCGCCCGACCAGCCCAACATGCTGACGCTGCTGCGCCTGGGCAACGCCGCCCAGCAGGAACGCTTCCTCGCGCCGCTGGTGCACGGCGAACAGCGAGCCTGCTTCGCCATGACCGAGCCCGCGCCCGGCGCCGGTTCCGATCCGTCCATGCTGCGCACCCGCGCCGAGCGGCGCGGCGCGCGTTGGGTGCTGAACGGCCACAAGCAATTCATCAGCGGCGGCGTGGGCGCGGATTTCGCGCTGGTGCTGGCGCGCACCGATACCGGCGCCACACTGTTCCTGGTGCCGGCAGACACGCCGGGCTACCAGGTGGTGCGCGACATCGGCATGGTGACGGGCTACCAGATCGGCGGCCACGCCGAGATCCTGCTGCAGGACTGCGAGGTCGCCGATGAAGCCGTGCTGGGCGAACCCGGCCGCGGCCTGGAGTATGCGCAGCTGCGGCTGGAGCCTGCCCGGCTGTCCCATTGCATGCGCTACATCGGCCGCGCCCGTCGCGCGCTGGAGACGGCGCAGGCCTATGTGATGCAGCGCGAATCCTTCGGCTCACGCCTGGCCGATCTGCAGCAGATCCAGGCCATGGTCGCGGACTCCCACATCGACCTGCACGCCAGCCGCCTCATGACGCTGGATTGCGCAACCCGCATGGACGAGGGCCTGTCGGTGAAGCAGCACAGCGCCATGGCCAAGGTCTTCGTGTCCGAGGCGGTGAACCGCGTGGCCGACCGCGCCGTGCAGATGATGGGCGCATCGGGCCTGTCGGACGACACGCCCGTGTCCATGGTCTGGCAGGAGATGCGCCCCTTCCGCATCTACGACGGCGCCAACGAACTGCACCGCGCCACGCTGGCGCGCCGGCTGCTGGCCTGA
- a CDS encoding IclR family transcriptional regulator, which yields MTTRPGERHADPAFATTLAHGLSVLQAFRHGEPALSNRELADRTGLSKATISRLTTTLMQRGLLRYDGGLRRYRLGTAVLSLSYPLLASIKVRQLARPLMKRLADAAGGSASLGMHHGLNMVYVETCRGHDAVSFRPDIGALLPLLPSAMGRAWLAQAPADEAEPLLAALRRQDPAIWRRHAPDWDQAQRDYAEHGYCVGQGDWHSDVHAVAVPMRTPVDGQALVFNCGVPVTRLRPGDLRGRIAPRLLTLVARVEKMLERQHDA from the coding sequence ATGACCACCCGCCCCGGCGAGCGCCATGCCGACCCCGCCTTCGCCACCACGCTGGCGCACGGCTTGTCGGTGCTGCAGGCGTTCCGGCATGGCGAACCCGCGCTCAGCAACCGCGAGCTGGCGGACCGCACCGGCCTGTCCAAGGCCACGATTTCACGCCTGACCACCACACTGATGCAGCGCGGCTTGCTGCGTTACGACGGGGGCTTGCGGCGGTACCGGCTTGGCACGGCGGTGCTGTCGCTGAGCTATCCGCTTCTGGCCAGCATCAAGGTTCGCCAGTTGGCGCGCCCGCTGATGAAGCGCCTGGCGGACGCGGCGGGCGGTTCGGCCTCGCTGGGCATGCATCACGGCCTGAACATGGTGTACGTGGAAACCTGCCGCGGACACGACGCCGTGTCGTTCCGGCCGGATATCGGCGCCTTGCTGCCGCTGCTGCCTTCGGCCATGGGACGGGCCTGGCTGGCGCAGGCGCCGGCGGACGAGGCGGAGCCCTTGCTGGCGGCGTTGCGGCGCCAGGATCCCGCCATCTGGCGGCGCCACGCGCCGGACTGGGATCAGGCTCAGCGCGACTACGCCGAACACGGCTATTGCGTGGGGCAGGGCGATTGGCATTCCGACGTGCATGCGGTGGCGGTACCCATGCGCACCCCCGTCGACGGCCAGGCGCTGGTGTTCAACTGCGGCGTACCCGTGACGCGGTTGCGGCCGGGCGACTTGCGCGGCCGCATCGCGCCGCGCCTGCTGACGCTGGTGGCGCGCGTGGAAAAAATGCTGGAGCGCCAGCATGACGCATGA
- a CDS encoding acyl-CoA dehydrogenase family protein — protein MIRDPDGFPQFLASLRRYVREQLAPREAEVARLDQVPQDLVASMAAQGLFGYSIPEEYGGAGMTTEELILAAMELSQCSVAFRARVGTNTGIGSEALVADGTDAQKARYLPRLASGELTGCFALTEPQAGSDATALRTTAVRDGDHYVLNGEKCFITNAPLAGLFTVMARTDSDAPGAKGITAFIVERGTPGLSTGQPYDKMGQAGSPVSAVHFEDCRVPADCIIGGQEGVGFKTAMKVLNKQRIHLAALCIGPAIRMLDDTLRFVAERQQFGKPLMDFQLIQAMLADCQTEIQAARALVLQTARERDAGADVTLNASICKYFASEMCGRVADRCVQMHGGYGYIADHGIERFYRDVRLFRLYEGTSQIHQLNIARHTLSQAGYTPGR, from the coding sequence ATGATCAGGGACCCCGACGGATTCCCGCAATTCCTAGCATCGCTGCGCCGCTACGTGCGAGAGCAACTGGCGCCGCGCGAAGCCGAGGTCGCCCGCCTGGACCAGGTGCCGCAGGACCTGGTCGCCAGCATGGCCGCGCAGGGGCTGTTCGGGTACTCCATTCCCGAGGAATACGGCGGCGCGGGCATGACGACCGAGGAGCTGATCCTGGCCGCCATGGAACTGTCGCAATGCTCGGTGGCGTTTCGCGCCCGGGTCGGCACCAATACCGGCATCGGCTCCGAGGCGCTGGTGGCCGACGGCACCGACGCGCAGAAGGCCCGCTACCTGCCGCGGCTGGCCTCCGGGGAACTGACCGGCTGCTTCGCCCTCACCGAGCCGCAAGCGGGTTCCGACGCCACGGCCCTGCGCACCACGGCCGTGCGCGACGGCGACCACTACGTGCTGAACGGCGAGAAGTGCTTCATCACCAATGCGCCGCTGGCGGGGCTGTTCACCGTCATGGCGCGCACCGATTCCGATGCGCCTGGCGCCAAGGGCATCACCGCCTTCATCGTGGAGCGCGGCACGCCGGGCCTGTCCACCGGCCAGCCCTACGACAAGATGGGCCAGGCCGGATCGCCCGTGTCCGCCGTGCATTTCGAGGACTGCCGCGTGCCGGCCGACTGCATCATCGGCGGCCAGGAAGGCGTGGGCTTCAAGACCGCGATGAAGGTCCTGAACAAACAACGCATCCATCTGGCCGCGCTGTGCATCGGCCCGGCGATCCGCATGCTGGACGACACGCTGCGCTTCGTGGCCGAGCGCCAGCAGTTCGGCAAGCCGTTGATGGACTTTCAGCTGATCCAGGCCATGCTGGCCGACTGCCAGACCGAGATCCAGGCCGCCCGCGCCCTGGTGCTGCAAACCGCCCGCGAGCGCGATGCCGGCGCCGACGTGACGCTGAACGCCTCGATCTGCAAGTATTTCGCGTCCGAGATGTGCGGCCGCGTGGCGGACCGTTGCGTGCAGATGCATGGCGGCTACGGCTACATCGCCGATCACGGCATAGAACGCTTCTACCGCGACGTACGCCTGTTCCGCCTGTACGAGGGCACCAGCCAGATCCATCAATTGAACATCGCCCGCCATACGCTGAGCCAGGCGGGCTACACGCCCGGCCGCTAG
- a CDS encoding MFS transporter, protein MNPQDSQPVKAGLPLLALAVGAFGIGVTEFSPMGLLPVIAEGVDVSIPSAGMLISAYAIGVMVGAPLMTLALSRWSRRNALLVLMAIFTVGNVLSALSPNYTTLLLARLVTSLNHGAFFGLGSLVAASVVPRHKQASAVATMFLGLTIANVGGVPAATWLGQVIGWRMSFAATSVLGLIAMLSLWFALPAGEAGRRPDIRRELAVLKSPVVLVALLTTVLGAGAMFTLYTYVAPTLAELTGASPNFVTAMLVLIGVGFTLGNTMGGRFADRSLDGSLIAFLVLIIADLLAFPWLATTQTGAAIALLIFGFGTFAVVPPLQMRVMRAATDAPGLASSVNVGAFNLGNAVGAAAGGGVISAGMGYAAVPVAGAVIAAAGLGLVLWQRASNERQRKVAMQGC, encoded by the coding sequence ATGAATCCCCAGGACTCCCAGCCGGTGAAGGCCGGCCTGCCATTGCTGGCGCTCGCCGTCGGTGCCTTCGGCATCGGCGTGACCGAGTTTTCTCCCATGGGCCTGTTGCCCGTCATCGCCGAAGGGGTGGATGTGTCCATTCCCAGCGCCGGCATGCTGATCAGCGCCTACGCCATCGGCGTGATGGTGGGCGCGCCGCTGATGACGCTGGCCCTGTCGCGCTGGTCGCGCCGCAACGCCTTGCTGGTGCTGATGGCGATCTTCACGGTGGGCAACGTGCTGTCCGCGCTGTCGCCCAACTACACGACGCTGCTGCTCGCGCGCCTGGTCACCAGTCTGAACCATGGCGCGTTCTTCGGCCTGGGTTCGCTGGTGGCGGCCAGCGTGGTGCCGCGCCACAAGCAGGCCAGCGCCGTGGCCACCATGTTCCTGGGGCTGACCATCGCCAACGTTGGCGGGGTGCCAGCAGCCACCTGGCTGGGCCAGGTCATCGGCTGGCGCATGTCGTTTGCCGCGACCTCGGTGCTGGGCCTGATCGCGATGTTGTCGCTATGGTTCGCGTTGCCGGCGGGTGAGGCAGGTCGCCGTCCCGACATCCGCCGTGAACTCGCCGTGCTGAAGAGCCCGGTGGTACTGGTGGCCTTGCTGACCACGGTGCTGGGTGCGGGCGCGATGTTCACGCTCTACACCTACGTGGCGCCGACCCTGGCGGAGTTGACGGGCGCTTCGCCCAACTTCGTCACGGCGATGCTGGTGCTGATCGGCGTCGGCTTCACCCTCGGCAACACGATGGGCGGGCGCTTTGCCGACCGTTCGCTGGACGGCAGCCTGATCGCCTTCCTGGTGCTGATCATCGCCGACCTGCTGGCATTCCCGTGGCTGGCCACGACGCAGACCGGCGCAGCCATTGCGCTGCTGATCTTCGGTTTCGGCACGTTCGCCGTGGTGCCGCCGCTGCAGATGCGGGTGATGCGCGCCGCCACCGATGCGCCGGGCCTGGCCTCGTCGGTGAACGTGGGCGCCTTCAACCTGGGCAACGCGGTAGGCGCGGCGGCGGGCGGGGGCGTAATCTCGGCGGGCATGGGCTATGCCGCGGTGCCTGTAGCCGGCGCGGTTATCGCCGCGGCCGGCCTGGGCCTGGTACTGTGGCAGCGCGCCAGCAACGAGCGCCAGCGCAAGGTGGCGATGCAGGGCTGCTGA
- a CDS encoding tripartite tricarboxylate transporter substrate binding protein, producing the protein MQILIRTLRALCAVALLGAAGAAQAAAYPDKPIRLIVPYAAGGGTDTAARMIARKLAPLLGQPVVVENKPGGATQIGTAVVASAAPDGYTLLMGTANLATNSVLYAKLPYDVKKNLTPVVWATDVPVYLLLPAASPIRSLEDLKRAAAQQQGLTFATAGTGSIPHLAGEQFAHQTGIALRHIPYKGSSEAATALVGGQVQMSFDNLPPVYAQVKAGRLRAVAIASQTRNPELPDVPTLAELGVPLSASSWWGVMAPAGTPKDVIALLNRQINAVLADPEVRSYFNGLGMQATGGTAEAFGRHIADETDRWRAVVKQAGVKIEE; encoded by the coding sequence ATGCAAATCCTGATCCGAACGCTGCGCGCGCTGTGCGCCGTCGCCCTGCTGGGCGCGGCCGGGGCGGCACAGGCCGCCGCCTATCCCGACAAGCCGATACGCCTGATCGTGCCCTACGCGGCCGGCGGCGGCACCGACACCGCGGCGCGCATGATTGCCCGCAAACTGGCCCCCTTGCTGGGCCAGCCCGTGGTGGTGGAAAACAAGCCCGGCGGCGCGACGCAGATCGGCACCGCCGTGGTCGCCAGCGCCGCGCCCGACGGCTACACCCTGCTGATGGGCACCGCCAATCTGGCGACCAACAGCGTGCTGTACGCCAAGCTGCCCTATGACGTGAAGAAGAACCTGACGCCCGTGGTCTGGGCGACGGACGTGCCGGTCTACCTGCTGCTGCCCGCCGCCAGCCCCATACGCAGCCTGGAAGACTTGAAGCGCGCCGCCGCGCAGCAGCAGGGCCTGACATTCGCCACCGCGGGAACGGGCAGCATCCCCCATCTGGCGGGCGAGCAGTTCGCCCACCAGACCGGCATCGCATTGCGGCACATCCCCTACAAGGGCAGCAGCGAAGCCGCCACCGCGCTGGTCGGCGGCCAGGTCCAGATGAGCTTCGACAACCTGCCGCCGGTGTATGCGCAGGTCAAGGCCGGGCGTCTGCGCGCGGTCGCCATCGCCTCGCAAACGCGCAATCCCGAGCTGCCCGACGTGCCCACGCTGGCTGAACTGGGCGTGCCGTTGTCGGCCTCGTCCTGGTGGGGCGTGATGGCGCCCGCCGGTACGCCCAAGGACGTGATCGCCCTGCTGAACCGGCAGATCAACGCCGTGCTGGCCGATCCGGAAGTGCGCAGCTACTTCAACGGGCTGGGCATGCAAGCCACGGGCGGCACGGCCGAAGCGTTCGGCCGGCACATCGCCGACGAAACCGACAGATGGCGCGCCGTGGTCAAGCAGGCCGGCGTCAAGATCGAGGAATAA
- the dgoD gene encoding galactonate dehydratase codes for MKITKLTTYIVPPRWCFLKIETDAGIVGWGEPVVEGRAHSVAAAVEELSDYLIGKDPRNIEDHWTVLYRGGFYRGGAIHMSALAGIDQALWDIKGKDLGVPVSQLLGGNVRDRIRVYSWIGGDRPADTAAAAKSAVERGFTAVKMNGTEELQYIDSFDKVEKCLENVAAVRDAVGPNVGIGVDFHGRVHKPMAKVLMKELDPFKLMFIEEPVLSEHYEALKELAPLTSTPIALGERLFSRWDFKRVLSEGYVDIIQPDPSHAGGITETRKIAAMAEAYDVALALHCPLGPIALATCLQIDAGCYNAFIQEQSLGIHYNAANDLLDYVSNREVFAYEDGMVAIPQGPGLGIEVNEEYVKERAAVGHRWRNPVWRHADGSFAEW; via the coding sequence ATGAAGATCACCAAGCTCACCACCTACATCGTGCCGCCGCGGTGGTGCTTCCTGAAGATTGAAACGGACGCCGGCATCGTCGGCTGGGGCGAGCCCGTGGTCGAAGGCCGCGCCCATTCGGTCGCCGCCGCCGTCGAGGAACTGTCCGACTACCTGATCGGCAAAGACCCCCGCAACATCGAAGACCACTGGACCGTGCTGTACCGCGGCGGCTTCTACCGCGGCGGCGCCATCCACATGAGCGCGCTGGCCGGAATCGACCAGGCCCTGTGGGACATCAAGGGCAAGGATCTGGGCGTGCCCGTGTCGCAGCTGCTGGGCGGCAACGTGCGCGACCGCATCCGCGTGTACTCATGGATCGGCGGCGACCGCCCGGCCGACACCGCGGCGGCCGCCAAGAGCGCCGTGGAGCGCGGCTTCACCGCCGTGAAGATGAACGGCACCGAGGAGCTGCAGTACATCGATTCCTTCGACAAGGTCGAGAAATGCCTGGAGAACGTGGCCGCCGTGCGCGACGCGGTCGGCCCCAACGTCGGCATAGGCGTGGACTTTCATGGCCGCGTGCACAAGCCCATGGCCAAGGTGCTGATGAAGGAGCTGGACCCGTTCAAGCTCATGTTCATAGAAGAGCCGGTGCTGAGCGAACACTACGAAGCGCTGAAGGAACTGGCCCCGCTGACCTCCACCCCGATCGCGCTGGGCGAACGCCTGTTCTCGCGCTGGGACTTCAAGCGCGTGCTGTCCGAGGGCTATGTGGACATCATCCAGCCCGATCCCTCGCACGCCGGCGGCATCACCGAAACCCGCAAGATCGCGGCCATGGCCGAAGCCTATGACGTGGCGCTGGCCCTGCACTGCCCGCTGGGCCCGATCGCGCTGGCCACCTGCCTGCAAATCGACGCCGGTTGCTACAACGCCTTCATCCAGGAACAAAGCCTGGGCATCCACTACAACGCCGCCAACGACCTGCTGGACTATGTCAGCAACCGCGAAGTCTTCGCCTACGAGGACGGCATGGTCGCGATTCCGCAAGGCCCCGGCCTGGGCATCGAGGTCAACGAGGAATACGTGAAGGAGCGCGCCGCCGTGGGCCACCGCTGGCGCAACCCTGTCTGGCGCCACGCCGACGGCAGCTTCGCCGAATGGTAA
- a CDS encoding MFS transporter, translating to MSTATHAGLQSAQRPTRSRYLIMVMLFITVVINYLDRSNLSIAAPALKDEFGLDTVHEGLILSAFGWTYAAMQIPGGWLVDRVSPRLLYAAALILWSAATFFMGFAGSFVILFVLRLAVGALEAPAYPINNRVVTTWFPERERATAIGFYTSGQFVGLAFLTPVLAWLQHHYGWHMVFVSTGLLGIVWGVLWFMIYREPRQFKGANAAEIELIQQGGGVVDLDRSVKEKKAPFNWNDLGLVMSKRKLWGVYLGQFCLTSTLWFFLTWFPTYLVKYRGMDFIKSGFLASVPFLAAFVGVLCSGVLSDFLIRRGATVGLARKLPIILGLLISTSMIGANFTDSTPWVIFFLALAFFGNGLASITWSLVSTLAPVRLLGLTGGVFNFVGNLSSICTPIVIGFLVTKDSFAPAIVYVSSLALLGALSYILLVGKVERIEA from the coding sequence TTGTCCACAGCCACCCACGCCGGCCTGCAGAGCGCCCAGCGCCCCACGCGCAGCCGGTACCTCATCATGGTGATGCTGTTCATCACCGTCGTCATCAACTACCTGGACCGCAGCAACCTGTCGATCGCAGCACCCGCGCTCAAGGACGAGTTCGGCCTGGACACCGTGCATGAAGGCCTGATCCTGTCGGCCTTCGGCTGGACCTACGCCGCCATGCAGATCCCCGGCGGCTGGCTGGTGGACCGGGTATCGCCGCGCCTGCTGTACGCAGCCGCGCTGATCCTGTGGTCGGCAGCCACGTTCTTCATGGGCTTTGCCGGCAGCTTCGTCATCCTGTTCGTGCTGCGCCTGGCCGTGGGCGCGCTGGAAGCGCCCGCCTATCCAATCAACAACCGCGTCGTCACCACCTGGTTCCCGGAACGCGAACGCGCGACCGCCATCGGCTTCTATACCTCGGGCCAGTTCGTCGGCCTGGCGTTCCTGACGCCGGTGCTGGCCTGGCTGCAGCACCACTATGGCTGGCACATGGTGTTCGTCAGCACCGGCCTCCTGGGCATCGTGTGGGGCGTGCTGTGGTTCATGATCTATCGCGAGCCGCGCCAGTTCAAGGGCGCGAACGCGGCGGAAATCGAGCTGATCCAGCAAGGCGGCGGCGTGGTCGACCTGGACCGCAGCGTCAAGGAAAAGAAGGCGCCGTTCAACTGGAACGACCTGGGCCTGGTCATGAGCAAGCGCAAGCTGTGGGGCGTGTACCTGGGCCAGTTCTGCCTGACGTCGACGCTGTGGTTCTTCCTGACCTGGTTCCCCACCTACCTGGTCAAGTACCGCGGCATGGACTTCATCAAGTCCGGCTTCCTGGCCTCGGTGCCGTTCCTGGCGGCCTTCGTCGGCGTGCTGTGCTCGGGCGTGCTGTCCGACTTCCTGATCCGCCGCGGCGCCACCGTCGGCCTGGCGCGCAAGCTGCCCATCATCCTGGGCCTCCTGATCTCCACGTCCATGATCGGCGCCAACTTCACCGATTCCACGCCCTGGGTGATCTTCTTCCTGGCCCTGGCCTTCTTCGGCAACGGCCTGGCATCGATCACCTGGTCGCTGGTGTCCACGCTGGCGCCGGTGCGCCTCTTGGGCCTGACCGGCGGCGTGTTCAACTTCGTGGGCAACCTGTCGTCGATCTGCACGCCCATCGTGATCGGCTTCCTGGTGACGAAGGACAGCTTCGCGCCTGCAATCGTGTACGTGTCGTCGCTGGCCTTGCTGGGCGCGCTGTCGTACATCCTGCTGGTGGGGAAGGTGGAGCGGATCGAGGCCTGA
- a CDS encoding IclR family transcriptional regulator, with protein MTHDQDREFTTTLARGIDILACFRADRPVLANKDFAQQTGLSRSAVARLTHTLVELGFLQSVGEPARYRLGASVLALSYPLLASMQIRQLARPLMKQLADHARGAVSLVVRDRLQMVYVETARSNEALQTRPDIGASLPLLSSAAGKAWLARASDEERAVVLNQLRVADPRHYEVHFPSLAAARRDLERKGYCGNNLEWRPDAYGFAAPLGRPYQSLLYVFNCGVPAQDGPYRERAADIGPRLVALARETERLLGLA; from the coding sequence ATGACGCATGACCAGGATCGCGAATTCACCACCACGCTGGCGCGCGGCATCGACATCCTGGCGTGCTTTCGCGCCGACCGGCCGGTGCTGGCCAACAAGGACTTCGCGCAGCAGACCGGGTTGTCCCGCAGTGCCGTGGCGCGCCTGACTCACACGCTGGTGGAGCTGGGTTTTCTGCAGAGCGTAGGCGAGCCCGCGCGCTACCGGCTGGGTGCCTCGGTCCTGGCGCTGAGCTATCCTTTGCTGGCCAGCATGCAGATCCGACAGTTGGCGCGGCCGCTGATGAAGCAGCTGGCCGACCACGCGCGCGGCGCCGTGTCGCTGGTGGTGCGCGACCGCCTGCAGATGGTGTACGTGGAAACCGCCCGCTCCAACGAGGCCTTGCAGACGCGGCCCGACATAGGCGCGTCGCTGCCGCTGCTGTCCAGCGCCGCCGGCAAGGCGTGGCTGGCGCGGGCGTCGGATGAGGAGAGGGCGGTCGTCCTGAACCAGCTGCGCGTGGCGGATCCCCGGCACTACGAGGTCCACTTTCCTAGCCTGGCGGCTGCGCGCCGCGATCTGGAGCGCAAAGGCTATTGCGGCAACAATCTGGAGTGGCGGCCGGACGCCTATGGCTTTGCCGCGCCGCTGGGCAGGCCCTATCAGTCGTTGCTGTACGTCTTCAATTGCGGCGTGCCGGCGCAGGACGGGCCTTACCGCGAGCGCGCAGCCGACATCGGCCCGCGGCTGGTCGCCCTGGCGCGCGAGACGGAAAGGCTGCTCGGGCTGGCCTGA